A genomic region of Mus musculus strain C57BL/6J chromosome 7, GRCm38.p6 C57BL/6J contains the following coding sequences:
- the Zfp939 gene encoding zinc finger protein 939 — MGSVSFEDIAVDFSWDEWQHLDVAQRTLYRDVMLENYSSLLFLGHCMTKPEVIFQLEHGFGPWPVGDSSVRSFAGIHKVTTSFDTHQENHKGYLWQVEITNSQTSNEKITEADLKVAQKIQQGTASYEDKDVVKAFIQQSQHTRSEMSYSCKKSIQCKSPLSNCQRLLSEETRHTHRQRRKSHLTEQRSHEGEKPCESSGRGKASHTKPQRQATHSDEKPYKCLECGKYFYYKSQVIEHQRSHTGEKPYECTECGKSFSYKSHLTIHHRSHTGEKRHECTECRKVFYYKSQLTRHQRSHTGEKPYECMKCGKSFYCNTHLSLHQRIHVNVKPYACTECGKTFSFSACLTRHQRIHTNEKPYKCSHCPKAFYFKKQLTHHEKTHATEKRFECKQCGKAFYWRANLTVHQKTHGGEKPFECKQCGKAFYCKSHLTVHQRTHISEKLYQCSQCRKAFYSQTQLTVHQRIHTDEKPYGCKQCDKTFYSKSGLTAHQKTHTGEKPYECKECGKAFYNKYLLIEHHRVHTGEKPYQCTECKKAFYCKKYLSLHQKTHASEKSFHCAECGKAFSWMSHLTQHQRIHTGATARAS; from the exons GACATTGCATGACCAAACCTGAGGTGATCTTCCAGTTGGAGCATGGATTTGGGCCATGGCCTGTGGGAGACTCCTCTGTCCGCAGCTTTGCAG GTATTCATAAAGTGACTACCTCCTTTGACACCCACCAGGAAAATCACAAGGGATATTTATGGCAAGTTGAAATCACCAACAGCCAGACTTCAAATGAGAAAATTACTGAA GCAGACCTGAAAGTGGCACAGAAGATCCAacaagggacagcatcctatgAAGATAAAGATGTTGTGAAGGCATTTATCCAGCAGTCACAGCACACAAGGAGTGAGATGAGTTACTCATGTAAGAAAAGCATCCAATGTAAGTCGCCTCTCAGTAACTGTCAGAGGCTTCTTAGTGAGGAGACgcggcacacacacagacagcgcAGGAAGTCACACCTGACTGAACAGAGAAGTCACGAAGGGGAGAAGCCATGTGAAAGCTCAGGACGTGGGAAAGCTTCCCACACCAAGCCTCAGCGTCAGGCCACTCATAGCGATGAGAAGCCCTACAAATGTCTAGAATGTGGGAAATATTTCTACTACAAGTCACAAGTCATTGAGCATCAAAGAAGTCATACAGGCGAGAAGCCTTATGAGTGTACAGAATGTGGGAAATCTTTCAGCTATAAATCCCATCTCACTATACATCACAGAAGTCACACAGGTGAGAAGCGTCATGAATGTACAGAATGTAGAAAAGTATTTTACTATAAGTCCCAACTTACTCGACACCAGAGGAGTCATACAggggagaagccctatgaatgtatgAAATGTGGAAAATCTTTCTACTGTAACACACATCTTTCTTTGCACCAGCGAATTCATGTAAATGTGAAACCCTATGCATGTACAGAATGCGGGAAAACGTTCTCTTTCAGCGCATGCCTCACTAGACACCAGAGGATTCATACAAATGAAAAGCCCTATAAATGTTCACATTGCCCCAAAGCTTTTTACTTTAAGAAACAACTTACTCATCATGAGAAAACTCATGCTACAGAGAAGCGCTTTGAATGTAAACAGTGTGGTAAAGCATTTTACTGGAGGGCCAACCTTACTGTGcatcagaaaacacatggtggggagAAGCCctttgaatgtaaacaatgtggaaAAGCATTTTACTGCAAGTCCCACCTCACTGTGCATCAGAGAACTCATATAAGTGAAAAGCTCTATCAATGTTCACAGTGCAGGAAAGCATTCTACTCTCAGACACAGCTTActgttcatcagagaattcacactGATGAGAAGCCCTATGGATGTAAGCAATGTGACAAAACATTCTACAGCAAGTCTGGGCTTACTGCACATCAGAAAACTCACACGGgcgagaagccctatgaatgtaaagaGTGTGGGAAAGCATTCTATAACAAGTACTTGCTCATTGAACATCACAGAGTGCACACAGGTGAAAAGCCCTATCAATGTACAGAATGCAAGAAAGCCTTCTACTGCAAAAAATATCTTTCTCTACATCAGAAAACTCATGCAAGTGAGAAGTCATTTCATTGTGCAGAGTGTGGGAAAGCTTTCTCCTGGATGTCACACCTCACTCAGCATCAGAGAATTCACACAG GGGCAACTGCAAGGGCCTCCTGA
- the Zfp939 gene encoding zinc finger protein 939 isoform X3: MGSVSFEDIAVDFSWDEWQHLDVAQRTLYRDVMLENYSSLLFLGHCMTKPEVIFQLEHGFGPWPVGDSSVRSFADLKVAQKIQQGTASYEDKDVVKAFIQQSQHTRSEMSYSCKKSIQCKSPLSNCQRLLSEETRHTHRQRRKSHLTEQRSHEGEKPCESSGRGKASHTKPQRQATHSDEKPYKCLECGKYFYYKSQVIEHQRSHTGEKPYECTECGKSFSYKSHLTIHHRSHTGEKRHECTECRKVFYYKSQLTRHQRSHTGEKPYECMKCGKSFYCNTHLSLHQRIHVNVKPYACTECGKTFSFSACLTRHQRIHTNEKPYKCSHCPKAFYFKKQLTHHEKTHATEKRFECKQCGKAFYWRANLTVHQKTHGGEKPFECKQCGKAFYCKSHLTVHQRTHISEKLYQCSQCRKAFYSQTQLTVHQRIHTDEKPYGCKQCDKTFYSKSGLTAHQKTHTGEKPYECKECGKAFYNKYLLIEHHRVHTGEKPYQCTECKKAFYCKKYLSLHQKTHASEKSFHCAECGKAFSWMSHLTQHQRIHTGEKPYACEHCRKTFYFKKQLTRHQRTHEKS; encoded by the exons GACATTGCATGACCAAACCTGAGGTGATCTTCCAGTTGGAGCATGGATTTGGGCCATGGCCTGTGGGAGACTCCTCTGTCCGCAGCTTTGCAG ACCTGAAAGTGGCACAGAAGATCCAacaagggacagcatcctatgAAGATAAAGATGTTGTGAAGGCATTTATCCAGCAGTCACAGCACACAAGGAGTGAGATGAGTTACTCATGTAAGAAAAGCATCCAATGTAAGTCGCCTCTCAGTAACTGTCAGAGGCTTCTTAGTGAGGAGACgcggcacacacacagacagcgcAGGAAGTCACACCTGACTGAACAGAGAAGTCACGAAGGGGAGAAGCCATGTGAAAGCTCAGGACGTGGGAAAGCTTCCCACACCAAGCCTCAGCGTCAGGCCACTCATAGCGATGAGAAGCCCTACAAATGTCTAGAATGTGGGAAATATTTCTACTACAAGTCACAAGTCATTGAGCATCAAAGAAGTCATACAGGCGAGAAGCCTTATGAGTGTACAGAATGTGGGAAATCTTTCAGCTATAAATCCCATCTCACTATACATCACAGAAGTCACACAGGTGAGAAGCGTCATGAATGTACAGAATGTAGAAAAGTATTTTACTATAAGTCCCAACTTACTCGACACCAGAGGAGTCATACAggggagaagccctatgaatgtatgAAATGTGGAAAATCTTTCTACTGTAACACACATCTTTCTTTGCACCAGCGAATTCATGTAAATGTGAAACCCTATGCATGTACAGAATGCGGGAAAACGTTCTCTTTCAGCGCATGCCTCACTAGACACCAGAGGATTCATACAAATGAAAAGCCCTATAAATGTTCACATTGCCCCAAAGCTTTTTACTTTAAGAAACAACTTACTCATCATGAGAAAACTCATGCTACAGAGAAGCGCTTTGAATGTAAACAGTGTGGTAAAGCATTTTACTGGAGGGCCAACCTTACTGTGcatcagaaaacacatggtggggagAAGCCctttgaatgtaaacaatgtggaaAAGCATTTTACTGCAAGTCCCACCTCACTGTGCATCAGAGAACTCATATAAGTGAAAAGCTCTATCAATGTTCACAGTGCAGGAAAGCATTCTACTCTCAGACACAGCTTActgttcatcagagaattcacactGATGAGAAGCCCTATGGATGTAAGCAATGTGACAAAACATTCTACAGCAAGTCTGGGCTTACTGCACATCAGAAAACTCACACGGgcgagaagccctatgaatgtaaagaGTGTGGGAAAGCATTCTATAACAAGTACTTGCTCATTGAACATCACAGAGTGCACACAGGTGAAAAGCCCTATCAATGTACAGAATGCAAGAAAGCCTTCTACTGCAAAAAATATCTTTCTCTACATCAGAAAACTCATGCAAGTGAGAAGTCATTTCATTGTGCAGAGTGTGGGAAAGCTTTCTCCTGGATGTCACACCTCACTCAGCATCAGAGAATTCACACAGGTGAGAAGCCCTATGCATGTGAGCACTGTAGGAAGACCTTCTACTTCAAGAAACAACTCACTCGGCATCAAAGAACACATGAGAAGTCATGA
- the Zfp939 gene encoding zinc finger protein 939 isoform X4 → MGSVSFEDIAVDFSWDEWQHLDVAQRTLYRDVMLENYSSLLFLGHCMTKPEVIFQLEHGFGPWPVGDSSVRSFADLKVAQKIQQGTASYEDKDVVKAFIQQSQHTRSEMSYSCKKSIQCKSPLSNCQRLLSEETRHTHRQRRKSHLTEQRSHEGEKPCESSGRGKASHTKPQRQATHSDEKPYKCLECGKYFYYKSQVIEHQRSHTGEKPYECTECGKSFSYKSHLTIHHRSHTGEKRHECTECRKVFYYKSQLTRHQRSHTGEKPYECMKCGKSFYCNTHLSLHQRIHVNVKPYACTECGKTFSFSACLTRHQRIHTNEKPYKCSHCPKAFYFKKQLTHHEKTHATEKRFECKQCGKAFYWRANLTVHQKTHGGEKPFECKQCGKAFYCKSHLTVHQRTHISEKLYQCSQCRKAFYSQTQLTVHQRIHTDEKPYGCKQCDKTFYSKSGLTAHQKTHTGEKPYECKECGKAFYNKYLLIEHHRVHTGEKPYQCTECKKAFYCKKYLSLHQKTHASEKSFHCAECGKAFSWMSHLTQHQRIHTGATARAS, encoded by the exons GACATTGCATGACCAAACCTGAGGTGATCTTCCAGTTGGAGCATGGATTTGGGCCATGGCCTGTGGGAGACTCCTCTGTCCGCAGCTTTGCAG ACCTGAAAGTGGCACAGAAGATCCAacaagggacagcatcctatgAAGATAAAGATGTTGTGAAGGCATTTATCCAGCAGTCACAGCACACAAGGAGTGAGATGAGTTACTCATGTAAGAAAAGCATCCAATGTAAGTCGCCTCTCAGTAACTGTCAGAGGCTTCTTAGTGAGGAGACgcggcacacacacagacagcgcAGGAAGTCACACCTGACTGAACAGAGAAGTCACGAAGGGGAGAAGCCATGTGAAAGCTCAGGACGTGGGAAAGCTTCCCACACCAAGCCTCAGCGTCAGGCCACTCATAGCGATGAGAAGCCCTACAAATGTCTAGAATGTGGGAAATATTTCTACTACAAGTCACAAGTCATTGAGCATCAAAGAAGTCATACAGGCGAGAAGCCTTATGAGTGTACAGAATGTGGGAAATCTTTCAGCTATAAATCCCATCTCACTATACATCACAGAAGTCACACAGGTGAGAAGCGTCATGAATGTACAGAATGTAGAAAAGTATTTTACTATAAGTCCCAACTTACTCGACACCAGAGGAGTCATACAggggagaagccctatgaatgtatgAAATGTGGAAAATCTTTCTACTGTAACACACATCTTTCTTTGCACCAGCGAATTCATGTAAATGTGAAACCCTATGCATGTACAGAATGCGGGAAAACGTTCTCTTTCAGCGCATGCCTCACTAGACACCAGAGGATTCATACAAATGAAAAGCCCTATAAATGTTCACATTGCCCCAAAGCTTTTTACTTTAAGAAACAACTTACTCATCATGAGAAAACTCATGCTACAGAGAAGCGCTTTGAATGTAAACAGTGTGGTAAAGCATTTTACTGGAGGGCCAACCTTACTGTGcatcagaaaacacatggtggggagAAGCCctttgaatgtaaacaatgtggaaAAGCATTTTACTGCAAGTCCCACCTCACTGTGCATCAGAGAACTCATATAAGTGAAAAGCTCTATCAATGTTCACAGTGCAGGAAAGCATTCTACTCTCAGACACAGCTTActgttcatcagagaattcacactGATGAGAAGCCCTATGGATGTAAGCAATGTGACAAAACATTCTACAGCAAGTCTGGGCTTACTGCACATCAGAAAACTCACACGGgcgagaagccctatgaatgtaaagaGTGTGGGAAAGCATTCTATAACAAGTACTTGCTCATTGAACATCACAGAGTGCACACAGGTGAAAAGCCCTATCAATGTACAGAATGCAAGAAAGCCTTCTACTGCAAAAAATATCTTTCTCTACATCAGAAAACTCATGCAAGTGAGAAGTCATTTCATTGTGCAGAGTGTGGGAAAGCTTTCTCCTGGATGTCACACCTCACTCAGCATCAGAGAATTCACACAG GGGCAACTGCAAGGGCCTCCTGA
- the Zfp939 gene encoding zinc finger protein 939 isoform X6: MSYSCKKSIQCKSPLSNCQRLLSEETRHTHRQRRKSHLTEQRSHEGEKPCESSGRGKASHTKPQRQATHSDEKPYKCLECGKYFYYKSQVIEHQRSHTGEKPYECTECGKSFSYKSHLTIHHRSHTGEKRHECTECRKVFYYKSQLTRHQRSHTGEKPYECMKCGKSFYCNTHLSLHQRIHVNVKPYACTECGKTFSFSACLTRHQRIHTNEKPYKCSHCPKAFYFKKQLTHHEKTHATEKRFECKQCGKAFYWRANLTVHQKTHGGEKPFECKQCGKAFYCKSHLTVHQRTHISEKLYQCSQCRKAFYSQTQLTVHQRIHTDEKPYGCKQCDKTFYSKSGLTAHQKTHTGEKPYECKECGKAFYNKYLLIEHHRVHTGEKPYQCTECKKAFYCKKYLSLHQKTHASEKSFHCAECGKAFSWMSHLTQHQRIHTGATARAS; the protein is encoded by the exons ATGAGTTACTCATGTAAGAAAAGCATCCAATGTAAGTCGCCTCTCAGTAACTGTCAGAGGCTTCTTAGTGAGGAGACgcggcacacacacagacagcgcAGGAAGTCACACCTGACTGAACAGAGAAGTCACGAAGGGGAGAAGCCATGTGAAAGCTCAGGACGTGGGAAAGCTTCCCACACCAAGCCTCAGCGTCAGGCCACTCATAGCGATGAGAAGCCCTACAAATGTCTAGAATGTGGGAAATATTTCTACTACAAGTCACAAGTCATTGAGCATCAAAGAAGTCATACAGGCGAGAAGCCTTATGAGTGTACAGAATGTGGGAAATCTTTCAGCTATAAATCCCATCTCACTATACATCACAGAAGTCACACAGGTGAGAAGCGTCATGAATGTACAGAATGTAGAAAAGTATTTTACTATAAGTCCCAACTTACTCGACACCAGAGGAGTCATACAggggagaagccctatgaatgtatgAAATGTGGAAAATCTTTCTACTGTAACACACATCTTTCTTTGCACCAGCGAATTCATGTAAATGTGAAACCCTATGCATGTACAGAATGCGGGAAAACGTTCTCTTTCAGCGCATGCCTCACTAGACACCAGAGGATTCATACAAATGAAAAGCCCTATAAATGTTCACATTGCCCCAAAGCTTTTTACTTTAAGAAACAACTTACTCATCATGAGAAAACTCATGCTACAGAGAAGCGCTTTGAATGTAAACAGTGTGGTAAAGCATTTTACTGGAGGGCCAACCTTACTGTGcatcagaaaacacatggtggggagAAGCCctttgaatgtaaacaatgtggaaAAGCATTTTACTGCAAGTCCCACCTCACTGTGCATCAGAGAACTCATATAAGTGAAAAGCTCTATCAATGTTCACAGTGCAGGAAAGCATTCTACTCTCAGACACAGCTTActgttcatcagagaattcacactGATGAGAAGCCCTATGGATGTAAGCAATGTGACAAAACATTCTACAGCAAGTCTGGGCTTACTGCACATCAGAAAACTCACACGGgcgagaagccctatgaatgtaaagaGTGTGGGAAAGCATTCTATAACAAGTACTTGCTCATTGAACATCACAGAGTGCACACAGGTGAAAAGCCCTATCAATGTACAGAATGCAAGAAAGCCTTCTACTGCAAAAAATATCTTTCTCTACATCAGAAAACTCATGCAAGTGAGAAGTCATTTCATTGTGCAGAGTGTGGGAAAGCTTTCTCCTGGATGTCACACCTCACTCAGCATCAGAGAATTCACACAG GGGCAACTGCAAGGGCCTCCTGA
- the Zfp939 gene encoding zinc finger protein 939 isoform X5, whose translation MSYSCKKSIQCKSPLSNCQRLLSEETRHTHRQRRKSHLTEQRSHEGEKPCESSGRGKASHTKPQRQATHSDEKPYKCLECGKYFYYKSQVIEHQRSHTGEKPYECTECGKSFSYKSHLTIHHRSHTGEKRHECTECRKVFYYKSQLTRHQRSHTGEKPYECMKCGKSFYCNTHLSLHQRIHVNVKPYACTECGKTFSFSACLTRHQRIHTNEKPYKCSHCPKAFYFKKQLTHHEKTHATEKRFECKQCGKAFYWRANLTVHQKTHGGEKPFECKQCGKAFYCKSHLTVHQRTHISEKLYQCSQCRKAFYSQTQLTVHQRIHTDEKPYGCKQCDKTFYSKSGLTAHQKTHTGEKPYECKECGKAFYNKYLLIEHHRVHTGEKPYQCTECKKAFYCKKYLSLHQKTHASEKSFHCAECGKAFSWMSHLTQHQRIHTGEKPYACEHCRKTFYFKKQLTRHQRTHEKS comes from the coding sequence ATGAGTTACTCATGTAAGAAAAGCATCCAATGTAAGTCGCCTCTCAGTAACTGTCAGAGGCTTCTTAGTGAGGAGACgcggcacacacacagacagcgcAGGAAGTCACACCTGACTGAACAGAGAAGTCACGAAGGGGAGAAGCCATGTGAAAGCTCAGGACGTGGGAAAGCTTCCCACACCAAGCCTCAGCGTCAGGCCACTCATAGCGATGAGAAGCCCTACAAATGTCTAGAATGTGGGAAATATTTCTACTACAAGTCACAAGTCATTGAGCATCAAAGAAGTCATACAGGCGAGAAGCCTTATGAGTGTACAGAATGTGGGAAATCTTTCAGCTATAAATCCCATCTCACTATACATCACAGAAGTCACACAGGTGAGAAGCGTCATGAATGTACAGAATGTAGAAAAGTATTTTACTATAAGTCCCAACTTACTCGACACCAGAGGAGTCATACAggggagaagccctatgaatgtatgAAATGTGGAAAATCTTTCTACTGTAACACACATCTTTCTTTGCACCAGCGAATTCATGTAAATGTGAAACCCTATGCATGTACAGAATGCGGGAAAACGTTCTCTTTCAGCGCATGCCTCACTAGACACCAGAGGATTCATACAAATGAAAAGCCCTATAAATGTTCACATTGCCCCAAAGCTTTTTACTTTAAGAAACAACTTACTCATCATGAGAAAACTCATGCTACAGAGAAGCGCTTTGAATGTAAACAGTGTGGTAAAGCATTTTACTGGAGGGCCAACCTTACTGTGcatcagaaaacacatggtggggagAAGCCctttgaatgtaaacaatgtggaaAAGCATTTTACTGCAAGTCCCACCTCACTGTGCATCAGAGAACTCATATAAGTGAAAAGCTCTATCAATGTTCACAGTGCAGGAAAGCATTCTACTCTCAGACACAGCTTActgttcatcagagaattcacactGATGAGAAGCCCTATGGATGTAAGCAATGTGACAAAACATTCTACAGCAAGTCTGGGCTTACTGCACATCAGAAAACTCACACGGgcgagaagccctatgaatgtaaagaGTGTGGGAAAGCATTCTATAACAAGTACTTGCTCATTGAACATCACAGAGTGCACACAGGTGAAAAGCCCTATCAATGTACAGAATGCAAGAAAGCCTTCTACTGCAAAAAATATCTTTCTCTACATCAGAAAACTCATGCAAGTGAGAAGTCATTTCATTGTGCAGAGTGTGGGAAAGCTTTCTCCTGGATGTCACACCTCACTCAGCATCAGAGAATTCACACAGGTGAGAAGCCCTATGCATGTGAGCACTGTAGGAAGACCTTCTACTTCAAGAAACAACTCACTCGGCATCAAAGAACACATGAGAAGTCATGA
- the Zfp939 gene encoding zinc finger protein 939 isoform X1 yields the protein MGSVSFEDIAVDFSWDEWQHLDVAQRTLYRDVMLENYSSLLFLGIHKVTTSFDTHQENHKGYLWQVEITNSQTSNEKITEADLKVAQKIQQGTASYEDKDVVKAFIQQSQHTRSEMSYSCKKSIQCKSPLSNCQRLLSEETRHTHRQRRKSHLTEQRSHEGEKPCESSGRGKASHTKPQRQATHSDEKPYKCLECGKYFYYKSQVIEHQRSHTGEKPYECTECGKSFSYKSHLTIHHRSHTGEKRHECTECRKVFYYKSQLTRHQRSHTGEKPYECMKCGKSFYCNTHLSLHQRIHVNVKPYACTECGKTFSFSACLTRHQRIHTNEKPYKCSHCPKAFYFKKQLTHHEKTHATEKRFECKQCGKAFYWRANLTVHQKTHGGEKPFECKQCGKAFYCKSHLTVHQRTHISEKLYQCSQCRKAFYSQTQLTVHQRIHTDEKPYGCKQCDKTFYSKSGLTAHQKTHTGEKPYECKECGKAFYNKYLLIEHHRVHTGEKPYQCTECKKAFYCKKYLSLHQKTHASEKSFHCAECGKAFSWMSHLTQHQRIHTGEKPYACEHCRKTFYFKKQLTRHQRTHEKS from the exons GTATTCATAAAGTGACTACCTCCTTTGACACCCACCAGGAAAATCACAAGGGATATTTATGGCAAGTTGAAATCACCAACAGCCAGACTTCAAATGAGAAAATTACTGAA GCAGACCTGAAAGTGGCACAGAAGATCCAacaagggacagcatcctatgAAGATAAAGATGTTGTGAAGGCATTTATCCAGCAGTCACAGCACACAAGGAGTGAGATGAGTTACTCATGTAAGAAAAGCATCCAATGTAAGTCGCCTCTCAGTAACTGTCAGAGGCTTCTTAGTGAGGAGACgcggcacacacacagacagcgcAGGAAGTCACACCTGACTGAACAGAGAAGTCACGAAGGGGAGAAGCCATGTGAAAGCTCAGGACGTGGGAAAGCTTCCCACACCAAGCCTCAGCGTCAGGCCACTCATAGCGATGAGAAGCCCTACAAATGTCTAGAATGTGGGAAATATTTCTACTACAAGTCACAAGTCATTGAGCATCAAAGAAGTCATACAGGCGAGAAGCCTTATGAGTGTACAGAATGTGGGAAATCTTTCAGCTATAAATCCCATCTCACTATACATCACAGAAGTCACACAGGTGAGAAGCGTCATGAATGTACAGAATGTAGAAAAGTATTTTACTATAAGTCCCAACTTACTCGACACCAGAGGAGTCATACAggggagaagccctatgaatgtatgAAATGTGGAAAATCTTTCTACTGTAACACACATCTTTCTTTGCACCAGCGAATTCATGTAAATGTGAAACCCTATGCATGTACAGAATGCGGGAAAACGTTCTCTTTCAGCGCATGCCTCACTAGACACCAGAGGATTCATACAAATGAAAAGCCCTATAAATGTTCACATTGCCCCAAAGCTTTTTACTTTAAGAAACAACTTACTCATCATGAGAAAACTCATGCTACAGAGAAGCGCTTTGAATGTAAACAGTGTGGTAAAGCATTTTACTGGAGGGCCAACCTTACTGTGcatcagaaaacacatggtggggagAAGCCctttgaatgtaaacaatgtggaaAAGCATTTTACTGCAAGTCCCACCTCACTGTGCATCAGAGAACTCATATAAGTGAAAAGCTCTATCAATGTTCACAGTGCAGGAAAGCATTCTACTCTCAGACACAGCTTActgttcatcagagaattcacactGATGAGAAGCCCTATGGATGTAAGCAATGTGACAAAACATTCTACAGCAAGTCTGGGCTTACTGCACATCAGAAAACTCACACGGgcgagaagccctatgaatgtaaagaGTGTGGGAAAGCATTCTATAACAAGTACTTGCTCATTGAACATCACAGAGTGCACACAGGTGAAAAGCCCTATCAATGTACAGAATGCAAGAAAGCCTTCTACTGCAAAAAATATCTTTCTCTACATCAGAAAACTCATGCAAGTGAGAAGTCATTTCATTGTGCAGAGTGTGGGAAAGCTTTCTCCTGGATGTCACACCTCACTCAGCATCAGAGAATTCACACAGGTGAGAAGCCCTATGCATGTGAGCACTGTAGGAAGACCTTCTACTTCAAGAAACAACTCACTCGGCATCAAAGAACACATGAGAAGTCATGA
- the Zfp939 gene encoding zinc finger protein 939 isoform X2, whose amino-acid sequence MLENYSSLLFLGHCMTKPEVIFQLEHGFGPWPVGDSSVRSFAGIHKVTTSFDTHQENHKGYLWQVEITNSQTSNEKITEADLKVAQKIQQGTASYEDKDVVKAFIQQSQHTRSEMSYSCKKSIQCKSPLSNCQRLLSEETRHTHRQRRKSHLTEQRSHEGEKPCESSGRGKASHTKPQRQATHSDEKPYKCLECGKYFYYKSQVIEHQRSHTGEKPYECTECGKSFSYKSHLTIHHRSHTGEKRHECTECRKVFYYKSQLTRHQRSHTGEKPYECMKCGKSFYCNTHLSLHQRIHVNVKPYACTECGKTFSFSACLTRHQRIHTNEKPYKCSHCPKAFYFKKQLTHHEKTHATEKRFECKQCGKAFYWRANLTVHQKTHGGEKPFECKQCGKAFYCKSHLTVHQRTHISEKLYQCSQCRKAFYSQTQLTVHQRIHTDEKPYGCKQCDKTFYSKSGLTAHQKTHTGEKPYECKECGKAFYNKYLLIEHHRVHTGEKPYQCTECKKAFYCKKYLSLHQKTHASEKSFHCAECGKAFSWMSHLTQHQRIHTGEKPYACEHCRKTFYFKKQLTRHQRTHEKS is encoded by the exons GACATTGCATGACCAAACCTGAGGTGATCTTCCAGTTGGAGCATGGATTTGGGCCATGGCCTGTGGGAGACTCCTCTGTCCGCAGCTTTGCAG GTATTCATAAAGTGACTACCTCCTTTGACACCCACCAGGAAAATCACAAGGGATATTTATGGCAAGTTGAAATCACCAACAGCCAGACTTCAAATGAGAAAATTACTGAA GCAGACCTGAAAGTGGCACAGAAGATCCAacaagggacagcatcctatgAAGATAAAGATGTTGTGAAGGCATTTATCCAGCAGTCACAGCACACAAGGAGTGAGATGAGTTACTCATGTAAGAAAAGCATCCAATGTAAGTCGCCTCTCAGTAACTGTCAGAGGCTTCTTAGTGAGGAGACgcggcacacacacagacagcgcAGGAAGTCACACCTGACTGAACAGAGAAGTCACGAAGGGGAGAAGCCATGTGAAAGCTCAGGACGTGGGAAAGCTTCCCACACCAAGCCTCAGCGTCAGGCCACTCATAGCGATGAGAAGCCCTACAAATGTCTAGAATGTGGGAAATATTTCTACTACAAGTCACAAGTCATTGAGCATCAAAGAAGTCATACAGGCGAGAAGCCTTATGAGTGTACAGAATGTGGGAAATCTTTCAGCTATAAATCCCATCTCACTATACATCACAGAAGTCACACAGGTGAGAAGCGTCATGAATGTACAGAATGTAGAAAAGTATTTTACTATAAGTCCCAACTTACTCGACACCAGAGGAGTCATACAggggagaagccctatgaatgtatgAAATGTGGAAAATCTTTCTACTGTAACACACATCTTTCTTTGCACCAGCGAATTCATGTAAATGTGAAACCCTATGCATGTACAGAATGCGGGAAAACGTTCTCTTTCAGCGCATGCCTCACTAGACACCAGAGGATTCATACAAATGAAAAGCCCTATAAATGTTCACATTGCCCCAAAGCTTTTTACTTTAAGAAACAACTTACTCATCATGAGAAAACTCATGCTACAGAGAAGCGCTTTGAATGTAAACAGTGTGGTAAAGCATTTTACTGGAGGGCCAACCTTACTGTGcatcagaaaacacatggtggggagAAGCCctttgaatgtaaacaatgtggaaAAGCATTTTACTGCAAGTCCCACCTCACTGTGCATCAGAGAACTCATATAAGTGAAAAGCTCTATCAATGTTCACAGTGCAGGAAAGCATTCTACTCTCAGACACAGCTTActgttcatcagagaattcacactGATGAGAAGCCCTATGGATGTAAGCAATGTGACAAAACATTCTACAGCAAGTCTGGGCTTACTGCACATCAGAAAACTCACACGGgcgagaagccctatgaatgtaaagaGTGTGGGAAAGCATTCTATAACAAGTACTTGCTCATTGAACATCACAGAGTGCACACAGGTGAAAAGCCCTATCAATGTACAGAATGCAAGAAAGCCTTCTACTGCAAAAAATATCTTTCTCTACATCAGAAAACTCATGCAAGTGAGAAGTCATTTCATTGTGCAGAGTGTGGGAAAGCTTTCTCCTGGATGTCACACCTCACTCAGCATCAGAGAATTCACACAGGTGAGAAGCCCTATGCATGTGAGCACTGTAGGAAGACCTTCTACTTCAAGAAACAACTCACTCGGCATCAAAGAACACATGAGAAGTCATGA